The Silene latifolia isolate original U9 population chromosome X, ASM4854445v1, whole genome shotgun sequence genome contains the following window.
CACGGCTACAAGGAAATGGGCAAGACTTGACAGAGCCATTTGTAATACTTCGTGGAGAGTGATGTTTGAAGAAGGATCACTCCGTCATTTAATTCAGAACCAATTTGACCACTGCCCTATTCTTGTTAATACGAATGGCTTCGCACCAATCCCCTCTGTTTTGAGACCGTTTAGATTTCAGGCAGCCTGGTTATGTCATGACAGATTCTTTGAGTTCGTTAAGCAGAACTGGCAGAATGATCAACCTCTGATTCCTTTTGTTTTCAATTTCGCTGATATGCTACAGAACTGGAATCGTGAAGTTTTTGGCAACATTTTTTAGCGCAAGAGGAGCCTTGAAAGAAGATTACTAGGGGTGCAAAAGAAACTGTCAAGAGGCGG
Protein-coding sequences here:
- the LOC141618607 gene encoding uncharacterized protein LOC141618607, with protein sequence MGDFNDTRFLSERNGNSESLRRLCNKFNSWLESNEWIDLNYSGPDYTWVRGNTTATRKWARLDRAICNTSWRVMFEEGSLRHLIQNQFDHCPILVNTNGFAPIPSVLRPFRFQAAWLCHDRFFEFVKQNWQNDQPLIPFVFNFADMLQNWNREVFGNIF